A portion of the Salminus brasiliensis chromosome 11, fSalBra1.hap2, whole genome shotgun sequence genome contains these proteins:
- the LOC140564999 gene encoding calcium-activated chloride channel regulator 1-like: MAKALTVVLLLLSALRPAIGIKLDGNGYTDILIAINPAVPESEELLNQIKGMITSGSEYLLQALDNMVFFKEVKILVPPTWNGIYEKAKRETYDKANVIIDRPNTAFGDEPYTKQIKGCGEEGEHIHFTPNFLLNNNLLNAYGPRGRVFVHEWAHLRWGVFDEYNEKQPFYWSDRQQIEPTRCTREISGQWYEVINGNILPCRNDPQSGLPTEGCQFFPDREQKTNASIMYMQSLDSVKTFCQDRDHNAEAPNLQNEKCDNKATRTVIFQNSVDKDALRTLTPLQSQPPSPTFRVMKRGSRVVCLILDVSGSMQGERILRLQQAASLFLSEIVEEGAQVGIVKFSTGADTVSPLTKIEGKASRDSLIRKLPTTADGSTNMCNGLKLGFEVLKKDDGGTKGDDVIFLTDGEASDRVEDCLQLAVDSGAIINTIALGPSASSVLITMANLTDGKFIVADQKLLSNQLVDAFSSFTMSDGNPTNQTIQLVSTGKTTADWFNGTVPIDRTVGNGTTFTVIYERSTPTVYIESPSGQLYNQTHISENTATKTITLNIPGTAEAGDWKYRFLNRKAPAQTMTLTVTSRAARDDVSPVIVTAQMNQQSSDGSKPMLVYAEVSQNYMPVLGAKVMATLESDTGHSEHLYLLDNGAGADVKKDDGIYSRYFTKLLTGRYSLKVQVAQQNAMSFTPSRYSGALYTPGYIVDGKVELNPQKPPINVQSADVGNFTRTATGESFVVKVPPGVPLPNFPPNKITDLSAEILEDTVLLNWTAPGEDFDQGTAKFYEIRWSKHLEVLQNNFSNSNILNTSAIQPLEAGSAEQHSFLPDISIHNGTTLFFAVRSEDKDAMKSEVSNIAQATKFVPSPRPPTISKQGLNLTAIVVSVCVVTIGVCIIAAVTVWAMKRKEVSVEVGAMT; encoded by the exons ATGGCCAAAGCACTTACTGTGGTGTTGCTGCTCCTCAGTGCACTGAGACCTGCTATAGGAATCAAATTAGATGGAAATGGATACACTGACATTCTAATAGCTATCAATCCAGCTGTGCCTGAAAGTGAAGAGCTCCTCAATCAAATCAAG GGAATGATTACTAGTGGATCGGAATATCTGCTTCAAGCTTTAGACAACATGGTGTTTTTCAAGGAGGTAAAAATATTAGTACCACCAACCTGGAATGGAATTTATGAAAAAGCAAAAAGAGAAACCTATGATAAG GCCAATGTCATAATTGATCGCCCAAACACAGCATTTGGTGATGAGCCGTACACCAAACAGATAAAAGGTTGTGGGGAAGAGGGTGAGCACATTCACTTCACCCCAAACTTTCTCTTAAACAACAACCTTCTGAATGCATATGGGCCTAGAG GAAGGGTATTTGTTCACGAGTGGGCTCACCTCAGATGGGGTGTATTTGATGAATACAATGAGAAACAGCCATTCTACTGGTCAGACAGACAACAGATTGAACCTACAAG ATGTACCAGGGAGATCTCTGGCCAGTGGTATGAAGTCATCAATGGAAATATTCTGCCTTGCCGCAATGATCCACAATCTGGGTTACCCACTGAGGGATGTCAATTCTTTCCAGACAGAGAGCAAAAAACAAACGCCTCAATCATGTACATGCAAAGCTTAGATTCT GTGAAAACATTTTGTCAAGACAGAGACCACAATGCTGAAGCACCAAACTTGCAGAATGAGAAATGTGACAACAAAGCAACACGTACAGTCATTTTTCAAAATTCAGTAGACAAAGATGCCCTTCGGACTTTAACACCTCTACAGTCCCAGCCACCATCCCCAACTTTCAGGGTTATGAAGAGAGGAAGTCGGGTAGTCTGCCTTATCCTTGATGTCTCTGGAAGCATGCAA GGTGAGAGAATACTTCGACTACAGCAGGCTGCTTCACTGTTCTTAAGCGAGATTGTGGAGGAGGGAGCACAAGTTGGCATTGTCAAGTTTAGTACTGGTGCAGACACTGTGAGTCCATTGACTAAAATAGAGGGTAAGGCCTCTAGAGACAGTTTAATCAGAAAGTTGCCAACAACTGCAGACGGATCTACAAATATGTGCAATGGACTTAAACTAGGCTTTGAG gtTCTTAAGAAAGATGATGGAGGCACAAAAGGAGATGATGTTATTTTTCTGACAGATGGTGAAGCATCAGATAGGGTTGAAGACTGTTTACAGTTAGCAGTGGACAGTGGTGCCATCATTAACACTATAGCACTTGGTCCAAGTGCCTCTTCCGTGCTAATAACCATGGCCAATCTAACAG ATGGAAAGTTCATTGTAGCCGATCAGAAATTGCTGTCCAACCAGCTTGTGGATGCCTTTTCTTCATTTACAATGTCAGACGGTAATCCCACCAATCAGACGATCCAG CTGGTCAGTACTGGAAAGACTACTGCTGATTGGTTCAATGGAACCGTGCCCATAGACCGCACTGTAGGAAATGGCACCACCTTCACAGTAATCTATGAAAGAAGTACACCCACCGTGTACATAGAATCACCAAGCGGGCAGTTGTACAATCAGACACATATCAGTGAGAACACGGCGACAAAGACGATCACTTTAAATATTCCTGGAACTGCAGAG GCTGGGGACTGGAAATACCGCTTCCTCAACAGAAAAGCACCTGCTCAGACTATGACTTTAACAGTAACAAGTCGGGCAGCCCGTGACGATGTATCTCCAGTCATTGTTACGGCCCAGATGAACCAGCAAAGCAGTGATGGAAGTAAACCCATGTTGGTTTATGCTGAGGTCAGTCAGAATTACATGCCTGTGCTTGGGGCCAAAGTCATGGCCACCTTGGAGTCTGACACTGGTCATTCAGAACATTTATACCTCCTGGATAACGGAGCAG GCGCTGATGTCAAGAAAGATGACGGCATCTATTCTAGATATTTCACAAAATTACTAACTGGAAGGTACAGTCTAAAGGTACAGGTGGCACAGCAAAATGCCATGAGCTTTACCCCCAGCAGATACAGTGGAGCTCTGTATACCCCTGGATACATTGTAGATG gtAAAGTAGAGCTAAACCCCCAGAAACCTCCGATAAATGTGCAGTCTGCAGATGTGGGCAACTTCACCAGAACAGCTACTGGAGAGAGTTTTGTGGTAAAGGTCCCCCCAGGTGTCCCCCTGCCAAACTTTCCTCCCAACAAAATCACAGATCTGAGTGCTGAAATCCTAGAGGACACTGTGCTTCTCAATTGGACGGCTCCAGGCGAGGACTTTGATCAGGGAACAg CCAAATTCTATGAAATTAGATGGAGCAAGCATCTTGAGGTGCTTCAAAACAACTTCAGCAACTCTAATATATTAAACACATCTGCAATCCAGCCTTTAGAGGCAGGCTCGGCTGAACAGCATTCCTTCCTGCCTGATATTTCTATCCATAATGGCACCACACTGTTCTTTGCTGTTCGCTCAGAAGACAAGGATGCAATGAAGTCTGAGGTATCTAACATTGCTCAAGCCACAAAGTTTGTCCCAAGTCCCAGACCTCCAACCATTTCAAAACAAGGCCTGAACCTGACTGCTATtgttgtctctgtctgtgtggtAACCATTGGGGTGTGTATAATAGCTGCTGTAACTGTATGGGCAATGAAACGAAAAGAAGTTAGTGTAGAAGTTGGAGCTATGACATGA